Proteins encoded together in one Bacteroides ovatus window:
- a CDS encoding RNA recognition motif domain-containing protein, which produces MNIYISGLSYGTNDADLTNLFAEFGEVSSAKVIFDRETGRSRGFAFVEMPNDTEGQKAIDELNGVEYDQKVISVSVARPRTERPSNGGGRGGYNNSRRY; this is translated from the coding sequence ATGAACATTTACATTTCAGGTTTAAGCTATGGCACTAATGATGCTGACTTAACAAATTTATTTGCAGAGTTTGGAGAAGTTTCTTCAGCTAAAGTAATTTTTGACAGAGAAACTGGTAGATCCAGAGGATTTGCTTTCGTAGAAATGCCGAATGATACAGAAGGACAAAAAGCAATTGACGAACTGAATGGAGTTGAATACGACCAGAAAGTTATTTCAGTAAGCGTGGCACGTCCTCGTACTGAAAGACCGTCTAACGGTGGTGGTCGTGGTGGTTATAATAACTCTAGAAGATATTAA
- the ung gene encoding uracil-DNA glycosylase, translated as MNVRIEPSWKQQLQEEFDKPYFEKLVTFIKDEYKRAHVLPLGHQIFHIFNSCPFEKVKVVILGQDPYPNPGQYYGVCFSVPDGVAIPGSLSNIFKEIHQDLGKPIPTSGNLDRWVAQGVFPLNSVLTVRAHETGSHRNMGWEIFTDAVIRKLSEKRENLIFMLWGSYAKEKRSLIDTNKHLVLTTVHPSPRSAEYGFFGCKHFSKANAFLHSKGIEEIDW; from the coding sequence ATGAATGTCAGAATAGAACCAAGTTGGAAACAACAATTACAAGAAGAATTTGACAAACCATACTTCGAAAAGTTGGTTACATTCATCAAAGATGAATATAAACGGGCACACGTCCTCCCTCTTGGACATCAGATTTTTCATATATTCAATTCCTGTCCCTTCGAAAAAGTAAAAGTAGTTATCCTTGGACAGGACCCTTATCCCAATCCCGGACAATATTATGGAGTCTGTTTTTCTGTACCTGATGGAGTAGCTATCCCTGGTTCACTAAGCAACATCTTCAAAGAAATACACCAAGATTTGGGAAAGCCAATTCCAACTTCCGGTAATTTGGATCGTTGGGTAGCTCAAGGTGTATTCCCGCTAAACTCAGTTCTTACTGTACGTGCACACGAAACCGGTTCTCACCGAAATATGGGCTGGGAAATCTTCACAGACGCAGTTATCAGGAAACTAAGTGAAAAACGGGAGAATTTGATATTTATGCTTTGGGGAAGTTATGCGAAAGAGAAACGATCTTTGATAGATACCAACAAACATCTGGTACTAACCACTGTTCATCCCTCTCCCCGCTCTGCCGAATATGGTTTCTTCGGTTGCAAGCACTTCAGCAAAGCCAATGCTTTCTTGCATAGTAAGGGAATAGAAGAAATTGATTGGTAA
- a CDS encoding LuxR C-terminal-related transcriptional regulator yields the protein MNKSNNITREEMWAKQCLSSTDIDYAVWERDKSILHQLSKICHNCTFVVDVYKCNYTYASSNFVDLLGFDSHKIETLEKQGDYLESRIHPDDRAQLAALQVTLSQFIYSLPLEQRNDYSNIYSFRILNAKQQYIRVTSRHQVLEQDRNGKAWLVIGNMDISPDQKHSETVDCTVLNLKNGEFFSPSSLIMPSSLNLTNREIEILRLIQKGLLSKEIADKLCISIHTVNIHRQNLLRKLGVQNSIEAIRLGQETGLLS from the coding sequence ATGAATAAATCAAACAATATTACTCGGGAAGAAATGTGGGCAAAGCAATGCTTGTCCTCCACTGATATTGATTACGCTGTGTGGGAACGGGATAAATCCATACTTCACCAACTTTCAAAAATCTGTCACAACTGCACATTTGTTGTCGATGTTTACAAATGCAATTACACGTATGCTTCCTCGAATTTTGTTGATTTACTGGGGTTTGACAGTCACAAGATAGAAACTTTGGAAAAGCAGGGAGATTATTTAGAATCACGTATTCATCCGGACGACCGTGCGCAACTGGCAGCATTACAAGTCACGTTAAGCCAATTCATTTACAGTCTGCCCCTCGAACAGCGAAACGACTATTCCAACATTTACAGTTTCCGTATACTCAATGCCAAGCAGCAATATATACGTGTCACTAGCCGACATCAAGTTTTGGAACAAGACCGTAACGGCAAAGCATGGCTCGTAATAGGCAATATGGATATTTCACCCGACCAAAAACATTCCGAAACAGTAGACTGCACTGTCCTAAATCTGAAAAACGGGGAATTCTTCTCTCCTTCCTCTTTGATAATGCCTTCTTCGCTCAACCTCACTAATCGGGAAATAGAGATATTACGGCTTATTCAAAAAGGGTTGTTAAGTAAAGAGATTGCAGACAAGCTATGTATCAGTATTCACACTGTCAATATTCACCGGCAGAACCTCTTACGCAAATTAGGTGTGCAAAATTCCATCGAAGCCATTCGCTTGGGACAGGAAACCGGACTACTAAGTTAA
- a CDS encoding HelD family protein has translation MIFNQTEKQEKEYLQQVITTIHDTINTTSTSVKEHIDTLQEYKDYLWSNKDIDPHEIRSMRESILNHFALGENVIDKRRRLSKILDIPYFGRIDFQEKKDKSQVSPIYIGIHTFYDLNQKKNLIYDWRAPISSMFYDHELGEAFYSSPAGKINGTISLKRQYRIRKGKMEYMIESSVTVHDDILQKELCSNADNKMKNIVTTIQREQNQIIRNENASVLIIQGVAGSGKTSIALHRIAYLLYAQKGQISSKDILIISPNKVFADYISNVLPELGEETVPETSMEQILSDVIDNKYKHQNFFEQVTELLENPTPDFIERIQYKASFEFISLLDKFILYMENNYFKATDVKLTKYITIPAEFINEQFKRFHRYPIRQRFETMTDYILEMMQLQYNLTVSTPEKNQLKKEIKKMFAGNNDLQIYKDFFEWIGKPEMFKTRKNRILEYADLAPLAYLHIALNGNNAQSYVKHLLIDEMQDYSPIQYKVIQKLYPCRKTILGDTSQSVNPYGSSTADMIQKAFATGEIMKLCKSYRSTFEITSFAQKIQSNNELEPIMRHGEHPKILPFQNTEEEIQGIADLVNSFRNSHYTSLGIICKTESQAKELVQKLQIYANDISLLSNQSSAYVKGIIITSAHMAKGLEFDEVIIPQTDDKNYHSNIDKSMLYVAATRAMHKLTLTYSVSSPSCRFL, from the coding sequence ATGATATTCAATCAAACAGAGAAACAGGAAAAAGAGTATTTACAGCAAGTCATAACCACTATCCATGATACGATTAACACTACCAGTACTTCCGTCAAAGAGCATATAGACACCCTGCAGGAGTACAAGGATTATCTATGGTCGAACAAAGATATCGATCCGCACGAAATCCGTTCCATGCGCGAAAGCATCTTAAATCATTTTGCATTAGGTGAAAATGTAATTGACAAACGCAGGCGACTAAGCAAAATACTGGATATCCCCTATTTCGGACGAATCGACTTTCAGGAAAAGAAAGACAAAAGCCAAGTTAGTCCGATCTATATAGGAATACATACTTTCTATGACCTCAATCAAAAAAAGAATCTGATTTACGATTGGCGAGCTCCTATTTCAAGCATGTTCTACGATCATGAATTAGGCGAGGCGTTCTACTCCTCCCCGGCAGGCAAAATTAACGGGACGATCTCACTCAAACGCCAATATCGTATTCGCAAAGGAAAAATGGAGTACATGATTGAAAGTTCCGTAACTGTTCATGACGATATTCTGCAAAAAGAACTATGTTCCAATGCCGACAATAAAATGAAAAATATCGTCACGACAATTCAGAGGGAACAGAATCAGATCATCCGTAATGAAAACGCTTCTGTACTTATTATACAAGGTGTTGCCGGTTCAGGAAAAACCTCTATCGCCCTCCATCGTATTGCCTACCTGCTTTATGCACAGAAAGGACAGATTTCTTCCAAAGACATATTAATCATCTCCCCCAATAAAGTATTTGCCGATTACATTTCTAATGTACTTCCGGAACTTGGCGAAGAAACCGTTCCCGAAACCAGCATGGAGCAAATTCTGTCGGATGTAATTGACAACAAATATAAACACCAGAATTTCTTCGAACAGGTGACGGAACTATTAGAAAACCCGACACCCGACTTTATCGAACGGATTCAATACAAAGCCTCCTTCGAGTTTATATCACTACTTGACAAATTCATCCTTTATATGGAAAACAACTATTTCAAAGCAACAGATGTAAAACTCACCAAATACATCACTATTCCTGCTGAATTTATTAACGAACAGTTCAAACGATTCCACCGCTATCCCATACGTCAACGATTTGAGACTATGACAGATTACATTCTGGAAATGATGCAACTACAATATAATCTCACAGTTAGCACTCCGGAAAAAAACCAACTAAAGAAAGAGATAAAAAAGATGTTCGCGGGAAATAACGATCTCCAAATCTATAAAGACTTTTTTGAGTGGATCGGAAAACCGGAGATGTTCAAGACACGCAAAAACCGCATACTAGAGTATGCGGACTTAGCCCCTTTGGCTTATCTGCATATCGCATTAAATGGGAATAACGCCCAATCTTACGTCAAACACCTTCTGATAGACGAAATGCAAGACTATTCTCCCATACAATACAAAGTGATTCAAAAACTTTATCCGTGTCGAAAAACAATTCTTGGAGACACTTCCCAATCCGTCAATCCTTATGGTTCTTCCACTGCCGATATGATTCAGAAAGCATTTGCAACAGGAGAAATAATGAAACTTTGCAAAAGCTATCGTTCTACTTTTGAGATTACCAGTTTTGCACAAAAAATTCAATCGAACAATGAATTAGAACCGATTATGAGACATGGGGAACACCCCAAGATTCTTCCATTCCAAAATACAGAAGAAGAGATCCAAGGTATTGCGGATTTAGTAAACTCCTTCAGGAACTCCCATTATACCTCATTAGGGATTATCTGCAAAACAGAATCCCAAGCAAAAGAACTTGTTCAAAAGCTCCAGATATATGCAAACGACATCTCACTTTTGTCAAATCAAAGTTCTGCTTATGTGAAAGGGATTATCATCACTTCCGCCCATATGGCGAAAGGACTGGAATTTGACGAAGTAATCATTCCGCAAACAGATGATAAGAACTATCATTCCAATATTGATAAAAGTATGCTTTATGTGGCAGCCACAAGGGCTATGCACAAGCTAACTTTGACTTATTCTGTTTCTTCACCCAGTTGTCGATTCCTGTAA
- a CDS encoding ATP-binding protein has translation MDGILRKLPIGIQTFEKLREGDYLYVDKTALVWRIASTETPYFLSRPRRFGKSLLLSTFEAYFEGKKNLFEGLAIADMEKEWKTYPVFHLDLNAEKYDSPQALVEILSRQLTQWELKYGKGEDEETLSGRFAGVIRRACEQSGRGVVVLVDEYDKPLLQALGDDALLDDYRKTLKAFYGVLKSSDRYLRFVFLTGVTKFAQVSVFSDLNQLNDISMKPQYATICGITRQELEDTFIPELNRLAETNELTYEETLNKMTALYDGYHFCEFAEGVFNPFSVLNVFDGYKFSNYWFQTGTPTFLVELLKKSEYDLRTLIDGVEANASSFMEYRVDANNPIPLIYQSGYLTIKGYDKRFGNYLLKFPNDEVRYGFMDFLVPYYTSVVDDERGFYLGKFVRELESGDVDAFLTRLQAFFADFPYELNEKTERHYQVVFYLVFKLMGQFTGAEVCSARGRADAVVKTPKYIYVFEFKLNGTAEQALQQIDEKGYLIPYQVDGRELVKVGVEFSAEKRNIDRWLY, from the coding sequence ATGGACGGGATATTACGTAAACTTCCTATTGGAATACAGACTTTTGAGAAACTTCGTGAAGGAGATTATCTTTATGTGGATAAGACTGCTCTTGTATGGAGAATTGCTTCAACGGAGACTCCTTATTTTTTAAGTCGTCCTCGTCGTTTTGGCAAGAGTCTTCTTCTTTCTACTTTCGAAGCTTATTTTGAAGGTAAGAAGAACTTATTTGAAGGGTTGGCCATAGCCGATATGGAAAAGGAATGGAAGACATATCCGGTATTTCATTTGGATTTAAACGCGGAAAAATATGATTCTCCCCAGGCTTTAGTCGAAATTCTTAGCAGGCAGTTGACGCAATGGGAACTGAAATATGGCAAAGGGGAGGATGAGGAAACTCTCTCCGGACGTTTTGCGGGTGTAATTCGCCGAGCCTGTGAACAGTCTGGTCGTGGAGTCGTAGTCTTGGTGGATGAATATGATAAACCTTTGTTGCAGGCATTGGGTGATGACGCTTTGCTTGATGACTATCGTAAGACATTGAAGGCCTTCTATGGTGTACTGAAAAGTTCTGACCGTTATCTTCGTTTTGTTTTCCTTACCGGTGTGACTAAGTTTGCGCAAGTCAGTGTGTTCAGTGATTTGAATCAACTGAATGATATCAGTATGAAGCCGCAGTATGCCACGATTTGTGGTATTACGCGACAAGAATTGGAGGATACTTTTATTCCTGAACTGAATCGATTGGCAGAAACGAATGAACTGACTTATGAAGAAACATTGAACAAGATGACGGCTTTATATGACGGTTATCATTTTTGTGAGTTTGCGGAAGGAGTATTCAATCCATTCAGTGTGCTTAATGTTTTTGACGGGTATAAGTTTAGTAATTATTGGTTCCAAACCGGTACTCCTACTTTTTTAGTCGAACTGCTTAAAAAGAGTGAGTATGATTTGCGTACGTTGATTGATGGGGTAGAAGCCAATGCTTCTTCGTTTATGGAATACAGGGTAGATGCTAATAATCCGATTCCGTTGATTTATCAGAGTGGCTATTTGACTATAAAGGGGTATGACAAGCGTTTTGGAAACTACCTGCTGAAATTTCCCAATGATGAAGTACGATATGGATTTATGGATTTTTTGGTTCCTTATTACACATCAGTGGTAGATGATGAACGGGGCTTTTATCTAGGTAAATTTGTACGTGAATTGGAGAGTGGTGATGTTGACGCTTTTCTTACCCGCTTACAAGCTTTCTTCGCAGATTTCCCTTATGAACTGAACGAAAAGACCGAACGTCATTATCAAGTTGTATTTTACTTAGTATTCAAATTGATGGGACAATTTACCGGAGCAGAGGTTTGTAGTGCCCGCGGACGGGCGGATGCAGTGGTGAAAACTCCGAAGTATATTTATGTATTTGAATTTAAACTGAATGGTACTGCCGAACAGGCTTTGCAGCAGATTGATGAAAAAGGCTATCTGATACCTTATCAGGTAGACGGGCGTGAGTTGGTTAAAGTTGGAGTGGAGTTCAGTGCAGAAAAAAGGAATATAGACCGGTGGTTGTATTAG
- a CDS encoding N-acetylmuramoyl-L-alanine amidase, which yields MRNIDSIIVHCSATKAGQDFTATDIDRWHRERGFNGIGYHYVICLDGKLEKGRDVALAGAHCKGWNERSIGICYIGGLDENGRPADTRTNAQKRVLYQIIMDLQREYNILQVLGHRDTSPDLNGDGVIEPYEYVKACPCFDVKEFLRSGRELLFVLVVALVVPVLLSGCRSKKEVINRESEVRVDSSLNSSSGKSLVKNKVASEKDSEVVGEHIERVLFVFPVDTLGLKVGMAVKTVVDRKNVYEKQLLQEVNSQSVSLSDMSAKTEIHKTGVEKTTNRTTGGWYWYGIILLVLVIVCWICKVKRK from the coding sequence ATGAGAAATATAGATTCTATCATAGTACATTGTTCGGCTACGAAAGCCGGACAGGATTTTACTGCCACAGATATTGACCGTTGGCACCGGGAACGTGGGTTCAACGGTATCGGGTATCACTATGTAATCTGTTTGGATGGGAAATTGGAAAAGGGGCGGGATGTCGCTTTGGCCGGTGCTCATTGTAAAGGTTGGAATGAACGAAGTATCGGGATATGTTATATCGGTGGATTGGATGAGAACGGGCGTCCGGCAGATACCCGGACGAATGCTCAAAAACGGGTGCTTTATCAGATTATTATGGATTTGCAGCGGGAATATAATATTCTCCAAGTGTTGGGACATCGGGATACTTCACCGGATTTGAATGGTGACGGAGTGATTGAACCTTATGAATATGTGAAGGCTTGTCCCTGTTTTGATGTGAAGGAGTTTTTGAGGAGTGGGAGGGAGTTACTGTTTGTATTGGTGGTGGCTTTGGTTGTGCCTGTATTGCTGTCGGGATGTAGGAGTAAGAAAGAGGTGATAAACAGGGAGAGTGAAGTTAGGGTTGATTCAAGTTTAAATAGTAGTTCCGGGAAAAGTCTTGTTAAAAATAAGGTTGCTTCAGAAAAGGATTCGGAGGTGGTGGGGGAGCATATCGAGCGGGTGTTGTTTGTGTTTCCTGTGGATACGCTTGGATTGAAGGTTGGGATGGCGGTAAAGACTGTGGTGGATAGGAAAAACGTTTATGAGAAACAACTTCTTCAAGAAGTGAATTCACAGTCTGTGAGTTTGTCGGATATGAGCGCTAAGACAGAGATTCATAAAACGGGAGTCGAGAAAACTACTAATAGGACAACCGGAGGTTGGTATTGGTATGGAATTATTTTGCTGGTTCTGGTTATTGTGTGTTGGATTTGCAAAGTGAAGAGGAAGTGA
- a CDS encoding HU family DNA-binding protein, which produces MAIRFRRVSRLCDPTNKEAGKKVYPVISYQYDTSATLDEFAKEIASASGVSEGETISVLKDFRTLLRKTLLGGRSVNIAGLGYFYLSAQSKGTEKAEDFTIANISGLRICFRANSDIRLFTGTTTRSDGLKFKDLDHINDLGSVGDGSDDGGETPDPDGGSGGNGEAPDPAA; this is translated from the coding sequence ATGGCTATTAGATTTAGAAGGGTGTCTCGCCTGTGTGACCCTACAAATAAAGAAGCAGGAAAGAAAGTGTATCCGGTGATTTCTTATCAGTATGATACGAGTGCAACGTTGGATGAGTTTGCAAAGGAGATTGCGTCTGCTTCCGGTGTCAGCGAGGGTGAAACGATTAGTGTATTGAAGGATTTCCGTACGTTATTGAGAAAGACATTGCTGGGTGGTCGTTCGGTAAATATCGCCGGTCTGGGATATTTTTACCTTTCTGCCCAAAGCAAAGGGACGGAGAAGGCGGAAGATTTTACGATCGCTAATATTTCAGGGCTTCGTATCTGTTTTCGTGCTAACTCGGATATTCGTCTGTTTACCGGGACGACTACCCGTTCGGACGGATTGAAGTTCAAGGATTTGGATCATATTAATGATTTGGGTAGTGTTGGTGACGGTTCGGATGATGGAGGTGAAACTCCGGATCCGGATGGTGGTTCGGGTGGTAATGGTGAAGCACCGGATCCGGCAGCTTGA
- a CDS encoding nucleotidyl transferase AbiEii/AbiGii toxin family protein, with product MSEIKNPGKSIRAKLLNVAKQKDVFYQTILTRYFQERLLYRISQTHYRENFYLKGGALMYAYERFAARPTLDIDFLGTHISNDGERIAEAFREICAVECEEDGVRFAADKITAQNITEFKDYHGIRLSIPATMDTIAQVMTMDIGFGDVVTPHPVSLDYPLLLEELPEANILAYSTETVIAEKMHAIIDLADQSSRMKDYYDIYHLLTSFKYDNTILQEAINRTFENRHTLYNADTMFFRKDFPNHPQMQLRWSAFLKKATIKNSLSFSEVAHWLQEALMPYWEAYGRM from the coding sequence ATGAGTGAAATCAAAAATCCTGGAAAGTCCATCCGGGCAAAGCTGCTCAATGTAGCCAAGCAGAAGGATGTGTTCTACCAGACCATTCTGACCAGATATTTTCAGGAACGCCTATTGTACCGTATCTCACAGACTCATTACCGTGAGAACTTCTACCTGAAAGGTGGAGCACTGATGTATGCATACGAACGCTTTGCTGCACGTCCGACATTGGATATTGATTTTCTTGGCACGCATATCAGCAATGATGGCGAACGCATCGCCGAGGCGTTCCGTGAAATATGCGCCGTAGAGTGTGAGGAAGACGGAGTAAGGTTTGCTGCCGACAAGATTACAGCACAGAACATCACCGAGTTCAAAGACTACCACGGTATCCGTCTAAGTATTCCGGCGACAATGGACACCATTGCCCAAGTGATGACAATGGACATTGGTTTTGGAGATGTGGTAACACCACATCCTGTATCATTAGATTACCCATTGTTATTAGAGGAACTGCCAGAAGCAAACATTCTTGCCTATTCCACTGAAACCGTGATTGCGGAGAAGATGCACGCCATCATAGACTTAGCTGACCAAAGCAGCCGGATGAAAGACTATTATGACATCTACCACCTGCTCACATCATTCAAATATGACAATACCATATTGCAGGAGGCTATCAACCGCACTTTCGAGAATCGTCATACTCTTTATAATGCAGATACGATGTTCTTCAGGAAAGACTTTCCCAACCATCCGCAGATGCAGTTACGATGGTCAGCATTTCTAAAAAAGGCAACTATCAAAAATAGCCTTTCATTCTCCGAGGTGGCACATTGGCTGCAAGAGGCTTTAATGCCATATTGGGAAGCCTATGGACGTATGTAA
- a CDS encoding MIP family channel protein — MKTKFIAEMVGTMVLVLMGCGAAVLNGGATSVAAVLTIAFAFGLSVVAMAYTIGPVSGCHINPAITIGVWLNGGLSVMEAGVYIVAQVTGGILGSALLWLITGTMGMEGTGANGFEEPYLLAAFVAEAVFTFIFVLTVLGTTDRDNSSPHFAGLAIGLTLVLVHIVCIPVTGTSVNPARSIGPALFSGMEAISQLWLFIVAPIVGAVVAVPVWKTIKGN, encoded by the coding sequence ATGAAAACGAAATTTATAGCTGAAATGGTGGGCACTATGGTGCTTGTCTTAATGGGATGCGGCGCTGCTGTATTGAATGGCGGCGCGACATCGGTAGCCGCTGTGTTGACGATTGCTTTCGCGTTCGGTTTGTCGGTGGTGGCAATGGCGTACACAATCGGCCCTGTTTCGGGCTGTCATATCAATCCGGCCATCACCATCGGCGTTTGGCTGAACGGCGGACTGTCGGTAATGGAAGCCGGTGTGTATATCGTAGCGCAAGTGACGGGCGGAATACTTGGCTCTGCATTGCTGTGGTTGATTACCGGCACAATGGGGATGGAAGGTACGGGAGCCAACGGTTTTGAAGAGCCGTATCTGCTGGCTGCATTTGTTGCCGAGGCGGTGTTTACGTTCATCTTCGTGCTGACTGTATTGGGCACTACCGACCGGGATAATAGCAGTCCTCATTTTGCCGGGCTGGCTATCGGATTGACTCTGGTACTGGTGCATATTGTATGTATTCCCGTTACGGGGACATCGGTTAATCCTGCCCGTAGCATTGGTCCCGCATTGTTTTCCGGAATGGAAGCTATCAGCCAGCTCTGGTTGTTTATTGTGGCTCCGATTGTCGGTGCTGTGGTAGCAGTGCCAGTCTGGAAAACAATAAAAGGAAATTAA
- a CDS encoding OmpA family protein, with protein sequence MKKKIITVALVLSSVCAMAQQKENRDTDGSILRGPYETNSFWSNWYIGVGGGINIYEGEFDNKTSVGNRIAPALDVSLGKWITPSYGVRLQYSGLKAKGLTDASGMYAKGAHRGYYKEEFNVSNLHADFMWNWSNGFLGFNEKRVWNVIPFVGFGWARSWGNSTHDNEIAANIGILNTFRLGKRLDLTLEGRQMLVKECFDGTVGGSKGEGMSAVTLGLSVKLGKTRFDRVEKVAPADYSSYNERINALRAKNHDLSTEARRLAAELEAARNRKPEVVNESKVTASPVALFFNIGKATLDKKELTNLEFYVNNAIKADKNKTFTLIGSADSATGSKELNQRLSEQRMEYVYNLLVEKYKISPERLVKKAEGDTNNRFSEPELNRAVIVE encoded by the coding sequence ATGAAAAAGAAAATTATTACAGTTGCATTGGTATTATCATCAGTCTGTGCCATGGCACAGCAAAAGGAAAATCGTGACACGGATGGAAGTATTCTCCGTGGCCCGTATGAAACGAATAGTTTCTGGAGTAACTGGTATATCGGTGTAGGCGGTGGAATCAATATCTATGAAGGCGAATTTGATAACAAGACATCGGTGGGCAACCGTATTGCTCCTGCACTGGATGTTTCGTTGGGCAAGTGGATAACTCCTTCTTACGGAGTCCGCCTGCAATATTCGGGTCTGAAAGCCAAGGGGCTGACGGACGCAAGCGGAATGTATGCCAAAGGGGCGCATCGCGGTTATTACAAGGAAGAGTTTAATGTATCCAATCTCCATGCGGACTTTATGTGGAACTGGTCGAACGGTTTCCTCGGATTCAATGAGAAACGTGTGTGGAATGTGATTCCGTTTGTCGGTTTCGGCTGGGCACGTTCGTGGGGAAACAGTACGCATGATAATGAAATTGCCGCCAACATCGGTATTTTGAATACGTTCCGCCTGGGCAAGCGTCTGGACCTGACTCTGGAAGGACGGCAAATGCTGGTGAAAGAGTGTTTTGACGGAACGGTAGGCGGCAGCAAAGGTGAAGGAATGAGTGCTGTGACACTGGGACTAAGCGTAAAGTTGGGCAAGACCCGTTTCGACCGCGTCGAGAAAGTGGCTCCGGCAGATTATTCATCTTATAATGAACGTATCAACGCGCTTCGCGCCAAGAATCATGATTTGAGCACCGAGGCACGGCGTCTTGCCGCCGAACTGGAAGCTGCCAGAAATCGGAAACCGGAAGTGGTGAATGAATCGAAAGTGACTGCTTCGCCGGTAGCCCTGTTCTTCAATATCGGCAAAGCTACTTTGGATAAGAAGGAACTTACCAATCTTGAGTTTTATGTGAACAACGCCATCAAGGCGGACAAGAACAAGACTTTCACGCTGATTGGCTCGGCAGACAGCGCTACGGGCAGCAAGGAACTGAACCAACGTTTGAGTGAACAACGTATGGAGTATGTGTACAATTTATTAGTCGAAAAGTATAAAATTTCCCCTGAACGTCTCGTGAAGAAAGCGGAGGGCGATACGAACAACCGTTTCAGTGAACCTGAATTGAACCGTGCCGTAATCGTCGAATAA
- a CDS encoding HU family DNA-binding protein — MNKSELIKEVALKGQLSFNEATNAVDAIMETIAETMHKGESVTLVGFGSFVIQERKARNGHNPATGGSMVIPSKRQVKFRPGSKMKLE; from the coding sequence ATGAACAAATCAGAACTAATCAAAGAAGTAGCCCTTAAAGGTCAGTTGAGCTTTAACGAAGCTACGAATGCAGTAGATGCAATCATGGAAACCATTGCGGAAACAATGCATAAAGGGGAGAGTGTCACTTTAGTCGGTTTTGGCAGTTTTGTCATCCAAGAGCGGAAAGCACGTAACGGGCATAATCCTGCCACAGGCGGCTCCATGGTAATTCCGTCAAAGCGACAAGTGAAATTCCGTCCCGGAAGTAAAATGAAATTAGAGTAA